GCTTATATTTTATGTTCTATAATTTATTTATAATTTTTTGATGTGAGGGTACAAATAATATGTGAAGTTTTAATTTTATATGTGTTTCCGTATAAATTTAATTAAATACACGTTTTTATATGTATTAAGATATAAAAGTTTAATTTTGATTAAATTTATATTCAATTACATATAATGAAAGGTTTATCAGAATTTGTTAAAGAACGTAGAAAATCTGCTAATTTAACACAAGTAGAGTTTGCGGATATAGCAGGAGTAGCGCTAACTGTTGTGCGTAAAATAGAGCAGGGGAAAACCAATCTAAACCTAGATAAAGTTAACCAAGTTTTAAGTATGTTTGGTCATGCATTAATGCCTATTAGAGAAGAAAGAGTAGATGATAAAGAGGTAGGATAATAGGTGTTTTTATCCATTCCTTTTTTTTAAAATTGCTGTGATGAGAAGTAATTATTCCTTAATAACTTTATAAATAATAAAATTCTGATAGAATTTTTAAGCCGATTAAATTAATTAATCGGCTCAATTATATTTTTATTGTAAGCTATCTATTATAAAAGTGTCTTTTAATTCACTGTTTGTTTTTTTTTCCAACTTAACGAAATGTAACAAGCAAAGATTTGAGATAAGGAAGTACAACGACTTAGTGATAATTTTGCGCAGTTGAATGAGATAAGGTTGCTTATTTAGTTTTGAAAAAAGCGGCTGTATTTATTTCTTTTTAAGTTTATTTTTTAAGTTTTGAGGCATGTATTTATCTGTAAGAAAGTCTCCTATGTCACTTTCATCTTCTTGTTCTTCGTCATCAGGGATTTCAGTAATATATTGGCTTAAATTATCATCAAAAAAAGAATCTTCTTCTTCTTCAACTATTGATATATTTGAATTATTCAGCTTTTCTTCTTTCTCTTCTTTTTTACGTTTTTCTCTCTCCCTATCTTGTCTTTTTTGTATTAC
The nucleotide sequence above comes from Polaribacter butkevichii. Encoded proteins:
- a CDS encoding type II toxin-antitoxin system Y4mF family antitoxin: MKGLSEFVKERRKSANLTQVEFADIAGVALTVVRKIEQGKTNLNLDKVNQVLSMFGHALMPIREERVDDKEVG